In Nitrosophilus alvini, the following are encoded in one genomic region:
- a CDS encoding tetratricopeptide repeat protein has protein sequence MSAVIIVPVLLISSLWASPKLEFKERLIKSATEKAHKGDPNAQFTLGEMHYLGFLGKKDYEKAIEWYEKAANKGHTKAMFNLGYMYFTGKGVDKDYKKALYWFKKAAEKGDPKAQLYLGDIYYKGLGVEKDYKKAFYWYKKTADMGYPKAQYIVGNMYKRGKGVEKDIDKAEYYLKKSAMQSCSDAELELGKMYLTGEGVEKDEEKAKQLLKKALKDGKKEAEELLKKIEE, from the coding sequence ATGTCCGCAGTGATTATTGTGCCTGTTTTGCTTATATCTTCTTTGTGGGCATCGCCAAAACTGGAATTTAAAGAAAGATTGATCAAATCAGCAACAGAAAAAGCCCATAAAGGTGACCCAAATGCACAATTTACTTTAGGGGAGATGCACTATCTCGGTTTTCTGGGGAAAAAAGATTATGAAAAGGCTATTGAATGGTATGAAAAGGCTGCCAATAAAGGACATACCAAGGCAATGTTCAATCTTGGATATATGTACTTTACCGGCAAAGGAGTCGACAAAGATTATAAAAAGGCTCTCTATTGGTTTAAAAAAGCTGCAGAGAAGGGCGATCCTAAAGCTCAACTCTATCTTGGCGATATATACTATAAAGGGCTTGGTGTAGAAAAGGATTATAAAAAAGCTTTTTACTGGTACAAAAAAACTGCCGATATGGGATATCCCAAAGCACAATATATAGTAGGCAATATGTACAAAAGAGGAAAAGGGGTTGAAAAAGATATTGACAAAGCGGAGTATTATCTCAAAAAATCCGCCATGCAAAGCTGTTCAGATGCCGAACTTGAACTGGGAAAAATGTACTTAACCGGAGAGGGAGTAGAAAAGGACGAAGAGAAAGCAAAACAGCTTTTGAAAAAAGCATTAAAAGACGGGAAAAAAGAGGCCGAAGAGCTGTTGAAAAAAATAGAAGAGTAG
- a CDS encoding tetratricopeptide repeat protein gives MRKGVLLSLIVSVMIAGSGSSANAKSEFIERAYSSVIKLAQQGNPNALYALGDMYYLGLGVEKDYEKAIEYFEKAANKGHTKAMFNLGYMYHNEVGVKKDYKKALYWFKKAAEKGDPKSMLYLGTMYYNAEGVPADYGKALYWYTKASNQGYPQAHFALGKMFYTGTGIKKDFKMAYELFEKAAAQGHAEAQLYLGKMYLTGEGVPKDMDEAKHWIQQAYMNGNKSAKKILDTYGWEVVIMKERLPGLDNSEG, from the coding sequence ATGAGAAAAGGCGTACTACTGTCGCTAATAGTGTCGGTTATGATTGCGGGAAGCGGTTCTAGTGCAAATGCAAAAAGCGAGTTTATTGAAAGAGCATATTCTTCTGTCATAAAACTTGCACAGCAAGGGAATCCAAACGCACTTTATGCATTAGGCGACATGTATTATCTAGGGCTTGGTGTTGAGAAGGATTATGAAAAAGCTATTGAATATTTTGAAAAGGCTGCCAATAAAGGACATACCAAGGCAATGTTCAATCTTGGGTATATGTATCACAATGAAGTAGGAGTTAAAAAAGATTATAAAAAGGCTCTCTATTGGTTTAAAAAAGCTGCAGAGAAGGGCGATCCTAAGTCAATGTTATATCTTGGAACAATGTATTACAATGCAGAAGGAGTACCGGCTGATTACGGTAAAGCTCTTTACTGGTACACAAAAGCCTCAAATCAGGGTTATCCGCAAGCACATTTTGCTCTGGGTAAAATGTTTTATACAGGAACTGGTATAAAAAAAGATTTTAAAATGGCTTATGAGCTTTTTGAAAAGGCTGCAGCCCAGGGGCATGCGGAGGCTCAGTTATATCTTGGAAAAATGTATCTGACAGGCGAAGGTGTTCCAAAAGATATGGATGAGGCTAAGCACTGGATACAGCAGGCCTATATGAATGGAAATAAAAGTGCCAAAAAGATACTTGATACTTACGGGTGGGAAGTGGTGATAATGAAGGAGAGATTGCCCGGTCTTGATAACAGTGAAGGGTAA
- a CDS encoding cytochrome c3 family protein, whose translation MVKKVQSILKLILLFFSISAFGGEFELIKPYGQDIYYSKYAAVVVKKGSGVDRISVFVGDKLSGNVEVKSDHEEYFCLNVKLNLGVNKIKVIAYSKDRKVYEAIRQVYYKSILYKKYRYPPKIFHKQFFHTEENEKICSECHDMSVNEQKGIAFEDIYESNCFDCHKPIFFEKYMHAPAANWLCATSCHTGKTGEFNEKYKGASRFINPDPIAPVCFECHKKFEKKFYKEKYRHEPVDDGRCNKCHDPHGGKDKKFLRYKVWNLCTACHVDKKTKGHVVTTFSRKSHPTKGKKDPTDPTKELSCTSCHTPHVSNNGFMLKGYMGRGTMLWCRRCHKK comes from the coding sequence ATGGTGAAAAAAGTACAGAGCATTTTAAAGCTTATTCTACTTTTCTTTTCCATTTCCGCATTTGGAGGAGAATTTGAGCTTATAAAGCCGTATGGACAGGACATATACTATTCTAAATATGCCGCTGTAGTCGTTAAAAAAGGTAGCGGAGTAGATAGGATTTCTGTTTTTGTCGGTGATAAATTAAGCGGAAACGTAGAGGTTAAGAGTGATCATGAGGAGTATTTTTGCCTTAATGTAAAGCTAAATTTGGGTGTAAATAAAATAAAGGTTATAGCTTACTCTAAAGATAGAAAAGTGTATGAAGCTATCAGGCAAGTCTATTACAAAAGTATTCTATATAAAAAATACAGATATCCTCCTAAAATTTTTCACAAGCAGTTTTTTCATACCGAAGAGAATGAGAAGATCTGTTCTGAATGTCATGATATGAGTGTAAACGAACAAAAAGGGATAGCTTTCGAAGATATATATGAATCAAACTGTTTTGACTGCCACAAACCTATATTTTTTGAGAAGTATATGCACGCACCTGCTGCAAACTGGTTATGTGCAACAAGCTGTCATACTGGAAAAACCGGTGAGTTTAATGAGAAATATAAAGGTGCCTCCAGATTTATCAATCCTGACCCTATCGCACCGGTATGTTTTGAGTGCCATAAAAAATTTGAGAAGAAGTTTTACAAAGAGAAATACAGACACGAACCGGTTGATGACGGCAGATGTAATAAATGCCATGATCCTCACGGAGGAAAAGATAAGAAATTTTTGAGATATAAAGTATGGAATCTTTGTACTGCATGTCACGTGGATAAGAAAACAAAAGGTCATGTTGTAACAACATTCTCAAGAAAATCCCATCCGACAAAAGGAAAGAAAGACCCTACGGATCCTACTAAAGAGTTATCATGTACAAGTTGTCATACTCCGCATGTTTCTAACAACGGTTTTATGCTGAAAGGGTATATGGGCAGAGGGACTATGCTGTGGTGCAGAAGATGCCATAAAAAATAA
- a CDS encoding cytochrome c3 family protein, whose translation MRKEKIITKLALCILLFFSFEVLLFAQTNNNNQDENGIIVSLIKKAKYDPIDILQPADKGVYEEEYISVAVKIYDKKIDKIIIYTSQNERVEIKIEKDKDTYCQTFNFPFGEHSVKVVAYINGEKKARKKIHFYRKAFLSKFYKIVPEGYEKKFFHNGEFDKMCSSCHDMSVNEEEGVAFYDVTESNCFVCHKSLIYKKFAHAPTVNFVCLPCHNGKIGAKNRQYKGKSKFLYPDPVGNTCFKCHKRNHKIWSSKKVKHDPVGAGKCNKCHNPHSSDVNKNFLRKSVWKLCTTCHADKSSKRKYISLFKTRYKNGEEIEKRFITGDFNCISCHNPHVSDRKFLLREKFANMRNVCLDLASSGGRW comes from the coding sequence ATGAGAAAAGAGAAGATCATAACCAAACTGGCTCTCTGTATTCTTCTCTTTTTTTCTTTTGAGGTACTCTTGTTTGCCCAAACAAACAACAATAACCAAGATGAAAACGGGATAATCGTATCTCTTATCAAAAAAGCGAAATATGATCCCATAGATATTCTACAGCCTGCAGATAAAGGGGTATATGAGGAAGAGTATATATCTGTTGCAGTTAAAATATATGATAAAAAAATAGATAAAATAATTATATATACAAGTCAAAATGAAAGAGTTGAAATAAAAATCGAAAAGGATAAAGATACATATTGTCAAACTTTCAACTTTCCTTTCGGTGAGCATTCAGTAAAGGTTGTTGCATATATAAACGGAGAAAAAAAAGCCCGAAAAAAGATACATTTTTACAGAAAAGCTTTTTTATCAAAATTTTATAAAATTGTTCCGGAAGGTTATGAGAAAAAGTTCTTTCATAACGGCGAATTTGATAAAATGTGCAGCTCTTGTCATGACATGAGCGTTAATGAGGAAGAGGGAGTAGCATTTTATGATGTAACCGAATCTAACTGTTTTGTCTGCCATAAATCTTTAATCTATAAGAAATTTGCCCATGCTCCTACTGTAAATTTTGTTTGTTTGCCATGTCATAACGGGAAAATCGGGGCTAAAAACAGGCAGTATAAAGGAAAGTCAAAATTTCTGTATCCAGATCCTGTCGGAAATACCTGTTTTAAATGCCATAAGAGAAACCATAAAATATGGAGCAGTAAAAAAGTTAAACACGATCCTGTTGGAGCAGGCAAGTGTAATAAATGCCACAATCCCCACTCATCTGACGTAAATAAAAACTTTTTGAGAAAAAGCGTATGGAAACTCTGTACCACATGTCATGCAGATAAGAGTTCAAAAAGAAAATATATCTCATTGTTCAAAACCAGATATAAAAATGGAGAAGAGATTGAGAAAAGATTTATAACAGGCGATTTTAACTGTATAAGTTGTCATAATCCCCATGTATCGGATAGAAAGTTTTTGTTGAGAGAGAAATTTGCAAATATGCGTAATGTCTGCCTTGATCTTGCAAGTTCCGGAGGCAGATGGTGA